The Streptococcus sp. S5 genome contains a region encoding:
- a CDS encoding GNAT family N-acetyltransferase: protein MSLTSQLITETFPDLDKVERLNIEAFPEEERVPLSEYLRYTDNDDANFFAFYNEEEFVGFAFSIYNQKVFYVSFFAIMPHLRSHGYGQEIIEKLVEFYQRTMILEVERLDEECDNLEQRQSRMDFYKRNGFKTANAFLEYEGLSFEILYRGDHFDEEAYRDIFRKLQEENYFDFRIKYRRFSDH, encoded by the coding sequence ATGAGCTTAACCAGCCAATTAATCACGGAAACGTTCCCAGATCTGGACAAGGTCGAGAGGCTGAATATCGAGGCATTTCCAGAAGAAGAGCGAGTTCCTTTGTCGGAATACCTGCGTTATACGGACAATGACGATGCTAATTTTTTTGCTTTTTATAACGAAGAAGAATTTGTAGGATTTGCTTTTTCTATCTATAATCAGAAAGTTTTTTATGTTAGCTTCTTTGCCATTATGCCCCACCTACGTAGCCACGGTTATGGTCAAGAAATCATTGAAAAATTGGTAGAATTTTACCAAAGAACCATGATTCTTGAAGTGGAACGTTTGGATGAAGAATGTGACAATCTAGAGCAACGTCAGTCTCGGATGGATTTCTATAAGCGAAATGGATTTAAAACTGCCAATGCCTTTTTAGAATACGAAGGACTTAGCTTTGAAATTCTCTATCGGGGTGACCACTTTGACGAAGAGGCTTATCGCGATATTTTCCGTAAACTGCAGGAAGAAAATTATTTCGATTTCCGCATTAAATATAGACGCTTTAGTGACCACTAG
- the brnQ gene encoding branched-chain amino acid transport system II carrier protein yields MLRKGSLTGLLLFGIFFGAGNLIFPPALGALSGNQFWPAIAGFVLSGVGIAIVTLIIGTLNPKGYIHEISRKISPVFAIVYLVALYLSIGPFFAIPRTATVSFEVGIAPLLGGMNASLALFIFTLVYFLLAFLIALNPSKILDRIGRILTPIFAILILILVVLGALKYSGHAPMVATKAYQASAFGQGFLEGYNTLDALASVAFSVIAVTTLNQLGFSSKKEYIKTIWLVGIVVALGFSVLYIGLGYLGNHFPIPASVMASDSNKGVYVLSEATKAIFGPTAQIFLAGMVTVTCFTTTAGLIVSTSEFFHSTFPKVSYKVYASVFTLIGFAIANLGLNTIIAFSLPVLMILYPITITIVLIVIVNKFVALSKPGMQLTIFLASLVSVASVLASTFKISLVEKGIALLPFAAQSLPWLVPVVIGILLSLVLPNKQTAEK; encoded by the coding sequence ATGTTACGAAAAGGTTCCCTGACAGGTTTATTACTGTTCGGTATTTTTTTTGGTGCTGGAAACCTGATTTTCCCACCGGCTCTTGGTGCTTTATCGGGTAATCAATTTTGGCCAGCTATTGCTGGGTTTGTCCTTTCAGGCGTGGGAATTGCCATTGTGACCTTGATTATCGGGACACTTAATCCCAAAGGATATATTCATGAGATTTCTCGTAAGATTTCACCTGTTTTCGCGATTGTATACTTAGTTGCGCTGTATCTTTCGATTGGTCCTTTCTTTGCCATTCCAAGAACGGCGACGGTATCTTTCGAAGTGGGGATAGCCCCCTTATTAGGTGGAATGAATGCCAGTTTAGCACTTTTCATTTTTACCCTGGTCTATTTTTTGCTAGCCTTTCTGATTGCTTTGAATCCATCTAAGATTCTAGATCGGATTGGTCGTATATTGACCCCGATCTTTGCGATTCTCATTTTGATCTTGGTCGTTCTTGGGGCTCTGAAATACAGTGGACATGCTCCAATGGTGGCCACAAAAGCCTATCAGGCATCTGCCTTTGGGCAAGGATTTTTAGAGGGGTACAATACCTTGGATGCCTTGGCATCTGTTGCCTTTAGTGTGATCGCAGTGACTACCTTGAATCAACTTGGATTTTCAAGTAAGAAAGAATATATCAAGACCATTTGGTTGGTTGGAATTGTTGTAGCCCTTGGTTTTAGTGTGCTGTATATCGGTTTAGGATATCTGGGGAATCATTTTCCAATTCCGGCTTCCGTTATGGCATCTGATAGCAATAAAGGGGTTTATGTATTATCAGAAGCGACCAAAGCGATCTTTGGTCCGACTGCTCAGATTTTCCTAGCAGGAATGGTGACGGTAACTTGCTTTACCACAACCGCTGGTTTAATCGTCTCTACTAGTGAATTCTTCCATAGCACCTTCCCTAAGGTTTCTTACAAGGTCTATGCAAGTGTCTTCACTCTGATTGGTTTTGCGATTGCAAACCTTGGCTTGAATACCATTATTGCTTTCTCATTGCCGGTCTTGATGATTCTTTACCCAATCACCATTACCATTGTATTGATTGTGATAGTGAATAAATTTGTGGCTCTTTCAAAACCAGGAATGCAATTGACTATTTTCTTGGCTAGCTTGGTCTCTGTTGCAAGTGTTCTGGCAAGTACCTTTAAAATTTCTCTAGTAGAAAAGGGGATTGCTTTGCTTCCATTTGCGGCTCAATCTCTTCCATGGTTAGTGCCAGTAGTCATCGGGATTCTTTTATCGCTCGTATTACCAAATAAACAAACAGCAGAAAAATAA
- the ccdA2 gene encoding thiol-disulfide oxidoreductase-associated membrane protein CcdA2, which yields MNPIIFSLTVFLAGILSFFSPCVFPLLPVYIGILLGSDQEKAIRLFGKKIRWHGLLKTLCFIAGISVIFLLIGFGAGLLGKIMYTNWFRYLMGALIIILGLHQMEVFHFHFLEKQKSVDFGANKQKNELFSAFLLGLGFSFGWTPCIGPVLGSVLALAASDGQDALMGAIYLLVYTLGMALPFLLLALASSLVLPYFNRLKPHLLLLKKIGGAIIILMGILLLLGQLNSLSSIFS from the coding sequence ATGAATCCAATCATTTTTTCATTGACAGTTTTTCTTGCGGGTATTCTGTCTTTCTTTTCTCCCTGTGTCTTTCCTTTGCTACCGGTTTATATTGGAATCTTGCTAGGAAGTGATCAGGAAAAGGCTATCCGATTGTTCGGGAAAAAAATTCGCTGGCATGGCTTGTTGAAAACCCTTTGTTTTATTGCCGGTATTTCTGTTATTTTCCTCCTCATTGGTTTTGGAGCGGGTTTGCTAGGAAAGATCATGTACACCAATTGGTTCCGTTATCTGATGGGAGCCCTCATCATTATCCTTGGTCTTCATCAAATGGAAGTCTTTCATTTTCATTTCCTTGAAAAGCAAAAATCAGTAGATTTTGGAGCCAACAAACAGAAGAATGAATTGTTTTCAGCTTTTCTCCTTGGTCTTGGCTTTAGTTTTGGTTGGACGCCTTGTATTGGTCCGGTATTAGGATCAGTTCTTGCTTTAGCAGCATCAGATGGACAAGATGCTCTTATGGGAGCTATTTATCTCCTTGTTTATACCTTGGGAATGGCTCTTCCGTTTTTACTGTTGGCCTTAGCATCTAGTCTGGTCCTACCTTACTTTAATCGTCTCAAACCCCATTTGTTATTGCTGAAGAAAATCGGCGGAGCCATCATTATTCTGATGGGAATTCTCTTACTTTTGGGACAATTGAACAGTTTGTCATCTATCTTTTCATAA
- a CDS encoding NAD(P)H-dependent oxidoreductase — MKFVGLVGSNYDQSYNRKLLEFIRRQFKIKFELEVLEIDEVPMFNQDEKWDESFQLRLLYNKITRADGVIIATPEHNHTISAALKSVLEWLSFEVHPFENKPVMIVGASYYDQGTSRAQVHLRKILDAPGVNAYTLPGNEFLLGKAKEAFDENGNIINEGTVKFLETCLDNFMKYVEVVSKLKKPKPIEPEDLDCNHPIATTVTEVDPDDPDWVEKVAEITGAVSGDTYVKLDHGILTVNQIDMFLKAMPFELTYADDNNQFLYYNNAHQDPDTMFAKRVPPQSGSRMSTVHGSLPPARMKNVEWVIGTLRNGNQDYVRTIVPGSPEGVINTHNYQAMYYEDGSYAGINEIVFNFKPWLDWYLQTTGQRLVGGSGPFAPAGGHGSADATSGASDAGGHGDGGHGDADATSGASN, encoded by the coding sequence ATGAAATTTGTTGGACTTGTAGGCTCAAACTACGATCAATCATATAACCGTAAACTTTTGGAATTCATTCGCCGCCAATTTAAAATCAAATTTGAATTGGAAGTTCTTGAAATCGACGAAGTTCCAATGTTTAACCAAGATGAAAAATGGGACGAAAGTTTCCAATTGCGTCTTTTATATAACAAAATCACTCGTGCAGATGGTGTTATCATTGCCACTCCAGAGCACAACCATACGATCTCTGCTGCTCTCAAGTCTGTTCTTGAATGGCTCTCTTTCGAGGTGCATCCATTTGAAAACAAACCGGTTATGATCGTCGGTGCTTCTTACTATGATCAAGGGACTTCACGTGCGCAAGTTCACCTCCGTAAGATCCTCGATGCCCCAGGTGTCAATGCTTATACCCTTCCAGGAAATGAATTCCTTCTTGGAAAAGCGAAAGAAGCTTTTGACGAAAACGGCAATATCATCAACGAGGGAACCGTCAAATTCCTTGAAACCTGCTTGGATAATTTTATGAAATACGTTGAGGTTGTATCTAAATTGAAAAAACCAAAACCAATTGAACCAGAAGACTTGGATTGTAATCATCCAATCGCTACAACTGTTACTGAAGTCGATCCTGACGATCCAGATTGGGTAGAAAAAGTAGCTGAAATCACTGGTGCCGTTTCTGGCGATACCTATGTCAAACTCGACCACGGTATCCTAACCGTTAACCAAATTGATATGTTCTTAAAGGCTATGCCATTTGAATTGACTTATGCCGATGATAACAACCAATTCCTCTACTACAACAATGCCCATCAAGATCCAGATACCATGTTTGCTAAACGCGTGCCACCTCAATCAGGAAGCCGGATGTCAACCGTTCACGGCTCCCTACCACCAGCACGTATGAAAAACGTGGAATGGGTGATTGGTACCCTTCGTAACGGTAACCAAGACTATGTTCGGACCATTGTTCCAGGATCTCCTGAAGGCGTGATCAACACTCACAACTACCAAGCTATGTACTATGAAGATGGTTCTTACGCTGGTATCAATGAGATTGTCTTCAACTTCAAACCATGGTTGGACTGGTACCTGCAAACAACAGGTCAACGTCTAGTTGGCGGAAGCGGTCCATTTGCTCCTGCTGGTGGACACGGTAGTGCAGATGCAACTTCTGGTGCTTCTGATGCTGGAGGACATGGTGACGGAGGGCACGGAGATGCCGATGCCACTTCTGGTGCAAGCAACTAA
- a CDS encoding NADPH-dependent FMN reductase yields the protein MIKLIAIVGTNSKRSTNRQLLQYMQKHFADKAEIELVEIKDIPVFNKPADKQVPEAVLDIVAKIEESDGVIIGTPEYDHSIPAVLMSALAWLSYGVFPLLNKPVMITGASYGTLGSSRAQLQLRQILNAPEIKATVLPDEFLLSHSLQAFDQNGDLVDLDVIQKLDAIFDDFRVFVKITDKLRNAQELLRKDAEEFDWENL from the coding sequence ATGATAAAACTTATTGCGATTGTGGGGACAAACTCCAAACGTTCTACAAACCGTCAACTGCTTCAATACATGCAAAAACATTTTGCTGATAAGGCTGAGATCGAATTGGTCGAAATTAAAGATATCCCTGTCTTTAACAAACCAGCCGACAAACAAGTACCTGAAGCTGTCTTGGATATTGTTGCAAAAATTGAGGAGTCTGATGGGGTCATTATTGGGACTCCAGAATACGACCACTCTATTCCAGCAGTCTTGATGAGTGCACTCGCTTGGCTCTCATACGGAGTCTTCCCATTGTTGAATAAACCAGTCATGATTACTGGGGCTTCGTACGGTACGTTGGGATCTTCACGCGCCCAACTCCAACTTCGCCAAATCTTAAATGCTCCAGAAATTAAAGCGACTGTTTTGCCAGATGAATTCTTGCTCTCTCATTCATTGCAAGCCTTTGATCAAAATGGAGACTTGGTGGATTTAGATGTCATTCAAAAATTAGATGCCATCTTTGATGATTTCCGTGTGTTTGTGAAAATCACAGACAAATTGCGCAACGCCCAAGAATTGCTTCGCAAAGATGCTGAAGAATTTGACTGGGAAAACTTGTAA
- the nox gene encoding H2O-forming NADH oxidase encodes MSKIVVVGANHAGTACINTMLDNFGNENEIVVFDQNSNISFLGCGMALWIGEQIDGPEGLFYSDKEKLEAKGAKVYMNSPVLSIDYDNKVVTAEVDGKEHKESYEKLIFATGSTPIIPPIKGVEIVPGNREFKATLENLQFVKLYQNAEEVIEKLKDNSKHLNRIAVVGGGYIGVELAEAFERLGKDVVLVDIVDTVLNGYYDKDFTDIMAKNLEDHNIRLALGQTVQAVEGDGKVERLVTDKETFDVDMVILAVGFRPNTALADGKIELFRNGAFLVDKKQETSLPGVYAVGDCATIFDNARNEMSYIALASNAVRSGIVGAYNATGHELEGIGVQGSNGISIYGLHMVSTGLTLEKAKAAGFNATETGFNDLQKPEFIKHDNYEVGIKIVYDKDTRQILGAQMVSRDSAISMAIHMFSLAIQEHVTIDKLALTDLFFLPHFNKPYNYITMAPLTAE; translated from the coding sequence ATGAGTAAAATCGTTGTTGTAGGGGCTAACCATGCCGGAACAGCTTGTATCAACACTATGTTAGATAATTTCGGAAATGAAAATGAAATTGTGGTTTTTGACCAAAACTCAAACATTTCATTCCTTGGATGTGGGATGGCACTTTGGATCGGTGAACAAATCGATGGTCCTGAAGGTCTTTTCTACTCTGACAAAGAAAAATTGGAAGCAAAAGGTGCAAAAGTCTACATGAACTCTCCTGTTCTTTCAATTGACTATGACAACAAAGTGGTGACTGCAGAAGTTGATGGAAAAGAACACAAAGAATCTTACGAAAAATTGATCTTTGCGACTGGATCAACACCAATCATTCCTCCAATTAAAGGAGTTGAAATCGTTCCTGGTAACCGCGAATTCAAAGCAACTCTTGAAAATCTTCAATTCGTTAAATTGTACCAAAACGCTGAAGAAGTGATCGAAAAATTGAAAGACAACAGCAAACACTTGAACCGTATCGCCGTCGTTGGTGGTGGTTACATCGGTGTTGAACTTGCTGAAGCTTTCGAACGTCTTGGTAAAGACGTTGTCTTGGTGGATATCGTGGACACTGTCTTGAATGGTTACTACGACAAAGACTTCACTGACATCATGGCGAAAAACTTGGAAGACCACAACATCCGTTTGGCACTTGGACAAACGGTTCAAGCGGTTGAAGGAGATGGTAAGGTAGAACGCCTTGTAACCGATAAAGAAACCTTCGATGTAGATATGGTTATCTTGGCTGTTGGTTTCCGTCCTAATACAGCTCTTGCTGATGGTAAGATTGAACTCTTCCGCAACGGTGCTTTCCTTGTTGATAAGAAACAAGAAACTTCACTTCCAGGTGTATACGCAGTTGGTGACTGTGCGACTATCTTTGATAACGCTCGTAACGAAATGAGCTACATCGCTCTTGCGTCTAATGCGGTTCGTTCAGGTATTGTTGGTGCCTACAATGCGACTGGTCATGAATTGGAAGGAATCGGTGTTCAAGGTTCTAACGGTATCTCTATCTACGGCCTTCACATGGTTTCAACTGGTTTGACTCTTGAAAAAGCGAAAGCTGCAGGCTTCAATGCCACTGAAACTGGCTTCAACGACCTTCAAAAACCTGAATTTATCAAACACGATAACTACGAAGTTGGTATCAAGATCGTCTATGATAAAGATACTCGTCAAATCCTTGGAGCTCAAATGGTATCACGTGATAGCGCCATCTCAATGGCTATCCACATGTTCTCACTTGCGATTCAAGAACACGTAACGATTGATAAATTGGCTTTGACAGACTTGTTCTTCTTGCCACACTTCAACAAACCTTACAACTACATTACAATGGCACCTTTAACTGCTGAATAA
- a CDS encoding TlpA family protein disulfide reductase, which yields MMKGFKYACFSVISLALLSACSMNQSSESGMDNQPTMNTTTNKNPLVGKDASDFELKDMKGNTVKLSDYKGKKVYLKFWATWCGPCRQSMPELEKLVKDTDRDFEILTIMAPGLQGEKTEEEFVKWFDQQDYKSVPVLYNPDGSAFADYQVRSIPTEVFIDSHGKIGHVQLGAISNEDAKKIIKELQ from the coding sequence ATGATGAAAGGTTTTAAATACGCTTGTTTCTCAGTAATTTCTCTAGCTTTGCTGTCAGCTTGTTCCATGAATCAATCCAGTGAGAGTGGTATGGACAATCAGCCAACAATGAATACAACAACGAATAAGAATCCTTTGGTGGGAAAAGACGCCAGTGACTTTGAACTAAAGGATATGAAGGGGAATACGGTCAAACTTTCAGACTACAAAGGGAAAAAGGTTTATTTGAAATTTTGGGCAACCTGGTGTGGTCCTTGCCGGCAAAGTATGCCCGAATTAGAGAAATTGGTCAAGGATACAGATAGAGACTTTGAAATTCTGACCATTATGGCACCAGGACTCCAAGGTGAAAAAACAGAAGAAGAATTCGTCAAATGGTTTGATCAACAAGATTACAAGTCAGTACCGGTCTTGTACAATCCAGATGGTTCTGCATTTGCAGATTATCAGGTTCGCTCTATTCCTACAGAAGTCTTTATAGACAGTCATGGGAAAATTGGACATGTCCAATTAGGGGCTATTTCAAACGAAGATGCTAAGAAGATCATCAAGGAGTTACAATAA
- a CDS encoding FAD:protein FMN transferase gives MDLSSRSERLMGTTITVSIYHPQANELLARCFELLRSYEHRFSANDASSELMEVNHQAGIVPVQVHPDLFDLIALGTLHSQAQNSHLNIAIGPLVQTWRIGFSDARRPQQGEIDQALAKIDPHQIQLDPENHTVFLMRPGMKIDLGALAKGYSADCIATFLKSQGVTDALIDLGGNILTVGQHPIKQQPWRIGIQNPVEKRGQHLLVLSVKDKSIVTSGIYERHLEVDGQSFHHIFDSATGYPVETDLASITIISDRSVDGEIWTTRLFGESPASILYTVESLPGIDTLLVSQSGKIAYTSGLQSYL, from the coding sequence GTGGACCTAAGTAGTCGATCCGAACGGTTGATGGGAACGACCATCACTGTTTCGATCTATCACCCACAAGCGAATGAACTCTTAGCCCGCTGCTTTGAACTTCTTCGCTCCTACGAACATCGCTTCAGTGCTAATGATGCAAGTTCTGAACTCATGGAGGTCAATCACCAAGCTGGTATTGTTCCTGTCCAAGTTCATCCAGATCTTTTTGATCTGATTGCATTAGGTACCTTGCATAGTCAAGCTCAAAACAGCCATTTAAACATCGCCATTGGTCCTCTTGTACAGACCTGGCGAATTGGATTTTCAGATGCTAGACGTCCCCAGCAAGGGGAAATTGATCAAGCCCTGGCCAAGATCGATCCTCACCAAATCCAGCTCGACCCAGAAAACCATACAGTCTTTCTGATGCGTCCTGGAATGAAGATTGATTTAGGAGCCTTGGCTAAGGGTTATAGTGCAGACTGCATTGCTACCTTTTTAAAGAGCCAGGGAGTAACAGATGCCTTGATCGATCTTGGAGGAAATATCCTCACTGTCGGTCAACACCCCATCAAACAACAGCCTTGGCGGATTGGCATTCAAAATCCAGTCGAAAAAAGAGGTCAGCACCTACTGGTCCTCTCTGTCAAGGATAAATCTATTGTCACCTCTGGCATCTACGAGCGTCATTTAGAAGTTGACGGCCAGTCGTTTCATCACATCTTTGATAGCGCGACGGGCTATCCGGTCGAGACAGACTTAGCCAGTATCACCATCATATCTGATCGATCCGTAGACGGGGAGATATGGACTACCCGCTTGTTCGGGGAATCTCCTGCTTCTATCCTCTACACTGTTGAATCACTTCCTGGTATAGATACCTTATTGGTTTCTCAATCAGGCAAGATCGCCTATACAAGTGGGCTTCAATCTTATTTATAA
- a CDS encoding YdcF family protein → MYLYLFWLFPALIFLLFFMSDRRRLFNAYLFSINLGLLLLISAFLLVVRTELWFNQQIAMIVFVVISILVFLSIIFSSLFLLFNGRQMMLFEGKRLANLLSLLYGLFIIGALALHFLPYFPGNDILIYLTDFALFYMTFLYLSYVSYGTFCNLFPVRKEPDAIIILGSGLIGDKVPPLLAQRLEKGKAIYEQFEGRPKLIVSGGQGSDELIAEAEAMAGYLMEHGVPEDAILIENRSRTTFENLTFSKRLLEEEGLGKRVLVVTNSFHALRAGVFMRRLKIPGRSIGSRTAFYYLPSAWIRETVGLVSLYWKWHVTFLALLFLPWFFTQIMKLIEFFIKYLN, encoded by the coding sequence ATGTATCTATATCTATTCTGGTTATTTCCAGCTCTTATCTTTTTATTGTTCTTTATGAGTGATCGCAGAAGACTGTTCAATGCTTATCTATTTTCGATAAACCTAGGGCTTCTTCTACTGATTTCTGCATTTTTACTAGTCGTTCGAACTGAGCTATGGTTTAATCAACAAATTGCAATGATTGTCTTTGTGGTGATTTCCATCCTCGTTTTTCTCAGCATTATTTTCTCCTCTCTTTTTCTTCTCTTTAACGGCCGTCAAATGATGCTTTTTGAAGGAAAAAGACTGGCCAACCTCCTATCGCTGCTCTATGGACTGTTTATTATCGGAGCTTTGGCACTACATTTTCTACCCTATTTCCCAGGGAATGACATCCTCATTTATCTGACTGACTTTGCCCTATTTTACATGACCTTTCTCTACCTCTCTTATGTATCCTATGGGACTTTTTGCAATCTCTTTCCAGTTCGCAAAGAGCCAGACGCCATCATCATCCTTGGCTCAGGTTTGATCGGAGACAAGGTTCCCCCACTCTTGGCCCAGCGTCTTGAGAAGGGAAAGGCCATCTATGAGCAGTTCGAGGGACGACCAAAGCTGATTGTTTCTGGTGGTCAAGGGTCAGATGAGCTGATCGCTGAGGCAGAAGCTATGGCCGGATACTTGATGGAACACGGGGTTCCAGAAGACGCCATTCTCATCGAGAATCGCTCTCGTACTACTTTTGAAAACCTGACCTTTAGCAAGCGTCTCCTTGAAGAAGAGGGGCTTGGCAAGCGAGTCCTTGTAGTAACCAATTCATTTCACGCGCTCCGTGCAGGTGTCTTTATGAGACGATTGAAAATACCTGGTCGAAGTATCGGTTCAAGAACAGCTTTTTACTATCTCCCATCCGCTTGGATTCGAGAAACCGTTGGCTTGGTTTCACTTTATTGGAAATGGCATGTTACCTTCCTAGCTCTTCTATTTCTGCCTTGGTTCTTTACACAAATCATGAAACTGATTGAGTTCTTCATTAAATATCTAAACTAA
- a CDS encoding MATE family efflux transporter, whose product MKRIQRVDLINGPILPALLSFAFPILLSNIFQQLYNTSDVMIVGRFLGQKSLAAVGATSAIFDLIVGFAVGVGNGMGIIIARNYGAKNEDQLRKSVAATAIIGGILSLFVVFIGAVGLFPLLQFLGTPSAIVSQSYLYIATIVNGVAVTFAYNLCAGLLRAVGDSLAALYFLIIAAILNILLDLYFITQLHLGVQSAGIATIIAQGISALLCLLYIRKKVPFLPPHRKDFVWDKELYQDLLSQGLAMGLMTSIVSIGTVILQSAINQLGTTIISAQVAARRIMSFAVLPITAIASSITTFISQNFGAEQFQRIKKGVTIANLLSWVWSVLVAALLFFTSPSITSFISGSTNPDLIANASLYLQISSCFYPILASLIILRNALQGMGKKLTPLTSSFIELFGKIFFVLWIIPHTGYMGVILCEPLIWIPMTLQLIIIYRKIRYQLLTE is encoded by the coding sequence ATGAAAAGAATTCAACGTGTAGATCTCATAAATGGTCCTATTTTACCCGCTCTTTTGAGTTTTGCCTTTCCTATTCTTTTGTCCAATATCTTCCAACAACTCTACAATACCTCGGATGTTATGATTGTAGGGCGTTTTTTAGGTCAAAAGTCATTGGCTGCCGTTGGAGCAACCTCTGCTATATTTGATTTGATCGTTGGATTTGCCGTCGGTGTTGGCAATGGGATGGGGATTATTATCGCGAGAAATTATGGAGCCAAAAACGAAGACCAATTACGAAAATCAGTCGCCGCAACTGCTATTATTGGAGGTATCCTCAGTCTTTTCGTGGTCTTCATTGGTGCTGTTGGACTTTTTCCCCTGCTCCAGTTTTTAGGGACTCCATCAGCCATTGTGTCTCAGTCTTATCTCTATATCGCTACTATTGTTAATGGTGTGGCTGTGACCTTTGCCTATAATCTTTGCGCTGGACTTCTTAGAGCGGTTGGCGATAGCTTAGCGGCACTCTACTTCCTAATTATCGCTGCCATTCTCAATATTCTTCTCGATCTATATTTTATTACCCAACTCCATCTCGGAGTCCAATCCGCTGGGATTGCTACCATCATCGCCCAGGGTATTTCGGCCCTTCTTTGTCTTCTCTATATTCGTAAGAAGGTCCCTTTTCTGCCCCCGCATCGTAAGGATTTTGTTTGGGACAAGGAGCTTTATCAGGATCTGCTAAGTCAGGGCCTTGCCATGGGCCTCATGACTTCCATCGTTTCGATTGGAACGGTTATCCTCCAATCCGCTATTAATCAGCTTGGAACAACCATTATCAGTGCACAGGTCGCAGCCCGTCGCATCATGTCCTTTGCCGTTTTACCGATTACAGCTATCGCCTCAAGTATCACAACTTTTATCTCGCAGAATTTTGGCGCAGAGCAATTCCAGCGGATCAAAAAAGGCGTTACCATTGCCAACCTTCTTTCTTGGGTTTGGTCTGTCTTGGTTGCTGCTCTTCTATTCTTCACAAGTCCGTCTATAACCAGCTTTATTTCCGGCTCGACAAATCCTGATCTCATTGCAAATGCCAGTCTTTATCTCCAGATCAGCTCTTGCTTTTATCCTATTTTGGCGAGTCTCATCATCCTGAGAAATGCCCTACAGGGAATGGGTAAAAAATTAACCCCACTCACATCCAGTTTTATTGAATTGTTTGGAAAAATTTTCTTTGTTCTGTGGATTATTCCTCACACCGGCTACATGGGGGTCATTCTCTGCGAACCCCTTATCTGGATTCCCATGACCCTACAGCTCATCATAATCTATCGAAAAATCAGGTACCAACTCCTTACTGAATAA